The proteins below are encoded in one region of Belonocnema kinseyi isolate 2016_QV_RU_SX_M_011 chromosome 5, B_treatae_v1, whole genome shotgun sequence:
- the LOC117172606 gene encoding pro-resilin-like — protein sequence MKVFLISALLVALAAAEPPAYRQKYFFAQQREELTPDSVAPYQPSGWKPDGPAFNLPQRQEVENAYGPPKDQYGPPKQQYGPPTAPPNQYGAPAAPQNQYVPAAPQNQFGPPSAPQQQFGTAQQQHAPSAAPTNQYGQPATPENQYGQPEAPGNQYGQPAASENQYGAPAAPQQNYQVSQQQFGAPQRQFGGPQRQFGAPQKYRVGQAAAQKQYNVPQKPQQPYGAPQKPTQEYGPPEYTTTEVPDSTENDEPTTVKGLTESEVEPVNSANELEDSEVDEQPQKSGQYFVALPDGRLQRVRYVSRENIEAMKYFAKIRAENVEPLRGPIYNYAPLQKLQIAPASLEVAVATSVPVQSSRPEKLIAPSVEIQPLAQVQYQLDNPGNVVPLSSSYTTHTANYRVVPQSENRFIISV from the exons ATGAAG GTCTTTCTGATTTCCGCCCTCCTCGTGGCCCTGGCAGCCGCCGAGCCACCAGCTTatcgtcaaaaatatttctttgctcAACAAAGGGAAGAACTCACCCCAGATTCGGTGGCTCCATATCAACCATCAGGATGGAAGCCTGATGGACCCGCCTTTAATTTGCCCCAGAGACAGGAAGTTGAAAATGCCTATGGACCACCAAAAGATCAATACGGTCCCCCTAAGCAGCAATACGGGCCACCGACGGCGCCTCCTAACCAGTATGGAGCACCGGCAGCTCCTCAAAATCAGTACGTACCAGCGGCTCCTCAGAATCAATTTGGACCACCATCTGCTCCTCAACAGCAATTCGGAACTGCCCAACAGCAACACGCGCCATCGGCGGCACCTACAAATCAGTATGGACAACCAGCGACTCCAGAAAACCAGTATGGACAACCAGAGGCTCCAGGAAACCAGTATGGACAACCAGCAGCTTCAGAGAATCAGTACGGCGCACCAGCGGCTCCTCAGCAGAATTACCAAGTTTCACAACAGCAATTTGGTGCCCCCCAGAGACAATTTGGTGGCCCCCAGAGACAGTTCGGAGCCCCTCAAAAATACAGAGTTGGACAAGCGGCTGCCCAGAAGCAATACAATGTTCCCCAAAAACCCCAGCAGCCATATGGAGCCCCTCAAAAACCTACACAGGAATACGGACCTCCAGAATATACCACGACTGAAGTCCCAGACTCCACTGAAAATGATGAACCTACGACTGTGAAGGGCCTAACCGAATCCGag gtCGAACCAGTGAACTCTGCTAACGAACTCGAAGATAGCGAGGTTGACGAACAGCCACAAAAATCTGGACAATACTTCGTTGCCCTTCCCGACGGACGACTGCAGCGCGTTCGTTACGTGAGTCGTGAGAATATCGAAGCAATGAAGTACTTTGCAAAAATCCGTGCCGAAAATGTGGAGCCACTCAGAGGACCAATCTACAACTACGCCCCGCTCCAAAAATTGCAAATTGCGCCAGCGTCCCTCGAGGTGGCGGTAGCGACGTCTGTCCCAGTTCAGTCCTCCAGACCTGAAAAGCTGATTGCTCCAAGTGTCGAGATTCAACCCCTGGCTCAAGTACAGTACCAATTGGACAATCCAGGAAATGTGGTGCCACTCAGCTCTTCTTACACTACTCACACTGCAAACTATCGAGTAGTACCTCAAAGTGAAAATAGGTTCATCATCTcagtctaa